One stretch of Rhipicephalus sanguineus isolate Rsan-2018 chromosome 10, BIME_Rsan_1.4, whole genome shotgun sequence DNA includes these proteins:
- the LOC119372039 gene encoding ectopic P granules protein 5 homolog isoform X2, translating to MEEAVSSRKKTSATKSRGREDHPASEVGDSEDGAVSRRNEEVCDNDSESPPPLASKVAHSTACQDGTALLPKRSRAANRGETFDDNRREEMEVEPQSTEAASAVVSAPQVAPSTPVYAPTEVRSSGSCPTETKESETTEMGPAVPQEMPSALAGKSGVGCNYRNEVGTSDPTGTPSAPPNFPTDTYDDLPSAPPTFSLVTCDDPPSAPPTFPVNACHDLPSAPPTFPVDTCNDPSSAPPTFPVNTCHDPPSAPPTFPADTHNDLCGFLAIYDGAPTSQTQVSSCQVTTVLSPMACGYDVLGRSNDVGRHYPEISGIFDNRTRARPLSEDQVLRLYGGAWLNGRKGMVADFVTLNQEKNLNRHSLYVLLANYLRSRELLSETTSLLEKLREEMAHCESNVWDMVSASVTGSGSCGDNKQFSGTHRFNQAQYNGAVASRLASCSQQMHALLREKHVVCMHNVSTIRVQIDYHIQLVVDGASLGGMQSSTPVTFKMHPKPNCDVSELMSCISVLFLFLRKGAKDKAFVDEVQSWLQMLSNLLLRVASLADHFFLLNHVLSCPPGIHKWAVSLVQVPNPLLSPEDSDCNQMLDYALTVLATILSPVKAFKEYLQSLQKNELASALSCRESDVVALLNQVPFIDILNLLHAATWTSEQHVLEVIAVASQVISILHTGLYTYSGPRYKHLSKKIARLISLAMHSVADLWKSFQPMHDKIDPAHLAHLQVEYDQLFLRAVNGIYHSQGTGAWQFMVGLPYASISAAATWQVLWLLHKSHEKDPHEICLSPLEICHELRRRNQRLSFNERLSQVPHSEIFFLMTALVDMADSPALAYIVAVDVFEVTYLNINLRSSLAKDGRDLLSALALKQPFVVSVLLDAIENHMLILGAMSCYLMDAMPLELWHPDKEDLDIVAHFLLCYPLDSPQSLLARMLIDALNYGKNEQGQLYLERSLHQFVGVLLLESYKKFCSDSVHKQARYLPFVEAGTCKSSTPTDFGSWVWNILFKLKLHAFDSNHHAQLSLVVDESPPLDIAPDLQEYEWLQPIAHTADELLPCGIFLSLSISRVGHCREQVLSTGLKCISTLVLKKQYAAAIKCLSHVLPLFYMRQEMLLANQQFLVDLQTLVFVDSTSLAAVRRLAGYEHERCVLELLAGTMAHHVKQAKHWGFPSLPVRLWASLLLHLPNIAMHKVASKSKGQSDVMYLLDTLAQLAYFEADCLESVVEQLAALLNNLAERATAPLTMKTWPTVVPFDSAPSFPWFALVSMLAEAVLPSVSVMWEAVLRTLTSHECTAAVKKAMQAPLDVLLLYRWARQALVTDAEHPALPLIWQQFFFLYLQRCPDGGSSGPRLFKCGGFSSLLKKVKQRVTDLVDHFSKCSAGEEKGTLPKILCERLLRVYRAFGLWLEDKQVLGAGDNLASLPSQYCPEILCATLQGNSQLWHELVSMEAWRSQLQGLELAIFSPAVASLRKCPNDVPASRKAVIFPLRTHDKPIPAPNVPRLIPVIPPAPLVASEVRELVASQMRALRDQAVNVNGQLDRLAQLDEAHQTELLPALYKNVMAHVTLVRSCGSDCSGAVYLNLTFYEARQDPEILLKVKQNRTEWLATVTVPAYASCCAIVQLEACLTQLVQRHRQALPTDKAALEALGSDVFFDMVRAAHKETTSYSPTRQFVTLCLDMLGQEFVSNKASQCLPVLQAMLRDPGTISHVSPFFTPAAADDEQYVHMYHLLSSCLVPALHSPVFALLSKFALPHWLKSHTPSRAVRGQLLVSLEMMLKKCGHNPEIAMLPLVELLCSHLRSLLQFSFPQQYAPVVTMLLRGTSSCSIPVVTWNILIEALRYSTSGSAAQAKDANAKNLCTLSLDELTETLAAATAHFSMLRTSDASLVKDCLYGTVTPYLLVLGDFFSIIVHNYIWKKVNSLKDDLQEAVKSVLQLYGPWLELTQETNAHVPWLPRDTGKAVHMAHSLVDALTFFHGRCCNVANISVMSLVWQHYFVKYVWTNPPQYITDTVQAAFYKLPWSQFSPSVEDVRLACKLLDVKYAAHQTFLAQVFVQVPWQACLCEALHLAPELLVDYCSSFAELVLGLAWHPNMSTFIATSLGPLREHNWEVVPVNVVWRLQKVFASSCNVHQLLKLSPGIEKTVLEFVATLSCMHRPGSENDSHKQHAFVSTLVGLYSSALDVADAKDLVSLLSHLLDSCENVQGPVVLLGRALSLLDSCQEGSPQAQALVEGLLPWLEARAGQPILLSVLTAACINVASVQQLVRVTEACLTAFLEGTLVDDGGWAHAVTALQVPELTLTNFLEQCICQAAHLTQLIYVLHCLPRCCSLEDEWTLLDQLANWVSRGCATCTSEASEPKLLLLWFKLLVLSVRQLDFGDRPEAVHSLLAKFCSALGTLGEDRDTSGLLGALGMGRRSMVSAAFRLCCRAVAAFVATRLDNSSALANQTLSRLRSLQTSKAYLPLSREVQEALDIVRDASRGAIRDSLHLMNKLVNSLYREKVLLRILVFWQRAVMPGGV from the exons ATGGAAGAGGCAGTGAGTTCCCGTAAAAAGACATCCGCAACCAAATCCCGCGGCCGGGAAGACCACCCAGCATCAGAAGTCGGCGATAGTGAAGATGGAGCGGTGTCACGCCGAAACGAGGAAGTTTGTGACAACGATAGCGAGTCGCCGCCTCCCCTCGCTTCTAAAGTTGCGCATTCAACAGCGTGTCAGGACGGCACCGCTTTGCTGCCGAAGCGTTCTCGGGCCGCTAATCGAGGTGAGACATTTGATGACAACCGGCGAGAAGAGATGGAAGTCGAGCCGCAGTCCACAGAGGCGGCTTCCGCCGTTGTCAGTGCACCGCAAGTGGCACCTAGCACGCCCGTCTACGCTCCCACTGAAGTGCGCAGCAGTGGCAGTTGTCCTACAGAAACGAAAGAAAGTGAGACGACAGAAATGGGCCCGGCCGTTCCTCAAGAAATGCCGTCCGCCCTTGCGGGTAAGTCGGGCGTTGGGTGCAACTACAGGAACGAAGTAGGAACGAGTGATCCAACGGGAACCCCTTCGGCTCCACCAAATTTTCCTACAGACACGTACGATGACCTACCCTCGGCCCCACCAACGTTTTCTTTGGTCACTTGCGATGATCCACCTTCTGCCCCACCAACGTTTCCTGTGAACGCTTGCCATGATCTACCGTCTGCCCCACCAACGTTTCCTGTGGACACTTGCAATGATCCATCTTCTGCCCCACCAACATTTCCTGTGAACACTTGCCATG ATCCACCTTCTGCCCCACCAACGTTTCCTGCGGACACGCACAATGACCTGTGCGGTTTTCTTGCGATTTACGATGGCGCACCAACTTCTCAAACTCAAGTTTCAAGTTGCCAAGTTACTACTGTTTTGTCACCGATGGCATGTGGCTACGATGTGCTCGGTCGAAGCAACGACGTCGGCAGACATTATCCCGAAATTTCAGGCATTTTTGACAACCGCACGAGAGCTAGACCGCTCTCAGAAGATCAAGTACTTCGGCTGTACGGAGGTGCCTGGTTGAACGGGAGAAAAGGCATGGTAGCCGACTTTGTCACTCTGAACCAAGAAAAGAACCTGAATCGTCACAGCCTGTATGTGTTGCTGGCAAACTACTTGCGATCCAGGGAGCTCCTGAGCGAGACGACGAGCCTCTTGGAGAAATTACGAGAAGAGATGGCCCACTGCGAATCAAATGTGTGGGATATGGTGTCAGCCTCGGTGACAGGATCCGGGAGTTGTGGTGACAACAAGCAGTTCAGTGGAACACACCGTTTCAATCAAGCTCAGTACAACGGTGCTGTTGCATCGCGCCTAGCCTCGTGTTCTCAGCAGATGCATGCTTTACTGAGGGAGAAACATGTTGTTTGCATGCACAATGTCAGCACCATCAGGGTCCAAATCGATTACCACATTCAGCTGGTTGTCGATGGCGCTTCGCTCGGGGGCATGCAGAGCAGTACGCCCGTCACCTTCAAAATGCACCCAAAACCAAACTGTGATGTCTCTGAACTTATGTCGTGCATTAGTgtcctgtttttgtttttaagAAAGGGTGCGAAAGACAAAGCCTTTGTGGATGAAGTGCAGTCGTGGCTGCAAATGTTGTCCAACTTGCTGCTACGTGTAGCTTCTCTGGCCGACCACTTCTTCTTGCTAAACCATGTGCTTAGTTGTCCGCCAGGGATTCACAAGTGGGCGGTAAGCTTGGTCCAAGTGCCCAATCCCCTGCTGTCACCTGAAGACTCTGACTGCAACCAAATGCTTGACTACGCCCTGACAGTATTAGCCACCATACTGTCGCCAGTAAAAGCTTTTAAAGAGTACTTGCAGTCCTTGCAGAAGAACGAGCTGGCCTCAGCCCTTAGCTGCAGGGAAAGTGATGTTGTCGCCCTGCTGAACCAAGTACCATTCATCGATATCCTCAATCTTTTGCATGCCGCAACTTGGACGTCGGAGCAACATGTTCTGGAGGTGATAGCAGTGGCATCGCAAGTGATCTCTATCCTCCACACTGGCCTGTACACCTACAGTGGTCCACGATATAAGCATTTGTCCAAGAAAATTGCTCGCCTGATTTCTCTTGCCATGCACAGTGTGGCTGACTTGTGGAAGAGTTTTCAGCCGATGCACGACAAGATTGACCCCGCTCACCTCGCACATCTGCAAGTTGAGTACGATCAACTATTTCTACGAGCTGTCAATGGCATCTATCACTCGCAAGGAACAGGGGCATGGCAGTTCATGGTGGGCCTCCCCTATGCATCAATTTCTGCAGCTGCGACTTGGCAGGTGCTGTGGCTCCTGCATAAGAGCCATGAGAAGGATCCACATGAGATTTGTCTATCTCCTCTTGAAATTTGCCATGAGCTGCGTCGCAGGAATCAAAGGCTTTCTTTCAACGAAAGGCTGAGTCAGGTTCCGCATTCGGAGATATTCTTCTTGATGACTGCACTTGTGGACATGGCAGACAGCCCTGCCCTTGCCTACATTGTTGCTGTTGACGTCTTTGAGGTCACGTACCTTAATATTAACCTAAGAAGTTCACTTGCCAAAGATGGTCGTGACCTGCTTTCCGCCCTCGCACTGAAGCAGCCATTTGTTGTGTCGGTGCTCTTGGATGCAATCGAAAACCACATGTTGATACTGGGTGCAATGTCGTGCTATCTGATGGACGCAATGCCGCTGGAGTTGTGGCATCCTGACAAAGAAGACCTTGACATCGTAGCCCATTTCCTGCTCTGCTATCCCCTAGACTCGCCTCAGAGTCTACTGGCAAGGATGCTGATTGATGCTCTGAACTACGGCAAGAATGAGCAGGGCCAGCTGTACCTGGAACGCAGCCTACACCAGTTTGTTGGAGTGCTGCTGCTCGAGTCTTACAAGAAGTTCTGCTCTGACAGTGTTCACAAACAAGCACGCTATCTGCCTTTCGTTGAGGCTGGTACTTGCAAGTCCTCAACACCCACAGACTTCGGCAGCTGGGTCTGGAATATTCTTTTTAAACTAAAGCTGCATGCTTTTGACAGTAACCACCACGCTCAGCTCAGCCTTGTTGTGGATGAAAGTCCGCCTTTGGACATTGCACCAGATCTTCAAGAGTATGAATGGCTCCAGCCAATTGCACATACCGCTGATGAACTGTTGCCTTGCGgtatttttttgtctctttctattTCAAGAGTGGGTCACTGCAGGGAACAAGTGCTTTCCACTGGTCTTAAGTGTATCTCAACACTAGTACTTAAGAAGCAGTACGCAGCTGCTATAAAGTGCCTGAGTCATGTTCTTCCACTTTTCTACATGCGGCAGGAGATGCTCCTTGCTAACCAGCAGTTTTTGGTAGATCTCCAAACCCTTGTTTTCGTTGACAGTACTAGCTTGGCTGCAGTTCGGAGACTGGCGGGATACGAGCATGAGCGTTGTGTGCTTGAGCTGCTGGCTGGCACAATGGCCCATCATGTCAAGCAGGCCAAGCATTGGGGCTTCCCTTCACTACCTGTCAGGCTTTGGGCATCATTGCTTTTGCACTTGCCAAATATCGCTATGCACAAGGTGGCCTCCAAGTCCAAGGGCCAGAGCGATGTAATGTACCTTCTTGACACACTGGCACAGCTAGCTTATTTCGAGGCAGACTGCCTCGAAAGTGTCGTGGAACAGCTCGCAGCATTGCTGAACAACCTTGCCGAACGGGCAACTGCACCATTGACCATGAAGACCTGGCCCACAGTGGTGCCTTTTGACTCTGCACCGTCATTTCCCTGGTTCGCTCTTGTCAGCATGCTTGCAGAAGCCGTGCTGCCCAGTGTGTCAGTCATGTGGGAGGCTGTGCTCCGTACTTTAACATCTCATGAATGCACTGCTGCAGTCAAAAAGGCAATGCAGGCGCCCTTGGATGTTCTTTTGCTGTACCGCTGGGCCCGTCAAGCTCTTGTCACTGATGCAGAACATCCAGCTCTTCCTCTGATATGGCAGCAGTTCTTTTTTCTCTACCTGCAAAGGTGCCCTGATGGCGGTAGTTCAGGTCCACGTTTGTTTAAGTGTGGTGGGTTTTCATCTTTGCTGAAGAAAGTGAAACAACGAGTGACCGATCTAGTGGACCATTTCTCCAAGTGCTCTGCAGGTGAAGAGAAGGGCACATTGCCAAAGATTCTGTGTGAGAGACTCCTGAGAGTGTATCGTGCTTTTGGCTTGTGGTTAGAGGACAAGCAAGTTTTGGGAGCAGGCGACAACCTTGCTTCATTACCATCACAGTACTGTCCCGAGATATTGTGTGCCACTCTCCAAGGCAACAGTCAGCTCTGGCACGAGCTTGTGTCAATGGAGGCATGGCGAAGTCAGCTGCAAGGCCTGGAACTGGCCATATTCTCACCTGCAGTAGCCAGCCTGAGAAAATGCCCAAACGATGTGCCAGCGTCTAGAAAGGCCGTGATTTTTCCATTGAGAACTCACGATAAGCCCATTCCAGCACCTAATGTGCCCAGACTGATACCTGTCATTCCGCCTGCACCACTTGTTGCATCAGAAGTGCGTGAGCTGGTTGCTTCGCAAATGAGGGCACTTCGGGACCAGGCAGTCAACGTTAATGGCCAACTGGACAGGTTGGCACAGTTAGACGAAGCACACCAAACTGAATTGCTGCCCGCCCTATACAAGAATGTTATGGCGCATGTGACTCTGGTACGCTCGTGCGGTTCCGACTGCAGTGGCGCAGTCTACTTAAACCTGACATTCTATGAGGCCCGTCAGGATCCTGAAATCCTGCTAAAGGTAAAGCAAAACCGGACCGAGTGGCTTGCCACCGTGACAGTGCCAGCATATGCTAGCTGCTGCGCCATTGTTCAACTGGAAGCATGCCTCACCCAGCTGGTCCAAAGGCACCGCCAGGCTTTGCCCACTGACAAGGCAGCACTCGAAGCGCTTGGGAGCGACGTGTTTTTTGACATGGTTCGGGCAGCTCATAAAGAGACTACCAGCTACTCTCCCACACGACAGTTTGTGACTCTATGCCTGGACATGTTGGGCCAGGAATTTGTGTCCAACAAGGCCAGTCAATGCCTGCCGGTACTACAAGCAATGCTCAGGGATCCAGGCACTATAAGCCACGTGTCCCCATTCTTCACTCCTGCAGCAGCTGATGATGAACAGTATGTTCACATGTATCACTTGTTAAGCTCTTGCCTAGTCCCAGCTCTCCACAGCCCTGTCTTCGCGTTGCTGTCCAAGTTTGCCCTCCCGCATTGGCTGAAAAGCCATACGCCAAGTCGGGCTGTGCGGGGCCAGTTGCTGGTCTCCTTGGAGATGATGCTAAAAAAATGTGGACATAATCCGGAAATAGCTATGCTGCCATTGGTCGAGCTTCTCTGTTCCCACTTGCGGAGCTTGTTACAGTTCAGCTTTCCTCAGCAATATGCACCTGTGGTTACCATGCTTCTGAGGGGCACATCGTCCTGCTCAATCCCCGTAGTCACTTGGAACATTCTCATTGAGGCACTGCGCTACAGTACTTCTGGCAGTGCAGCACAGGCTAAAGATGCAAATGCAAAGAATCTATGCACCTTGTCACTGGATGAATTAACGGAGACTCTGGCTGCTGCAACAGCTCACTTTTCCATGCTCCGAACATCTGATGCCTCCTTAGTCAAAGATTGCCTCTATGGCACTGTGACGCCGTATCTTTTAGTGCTGGGTGATTTCTTCAGCATTATCGTGCACAACTACATATGGAAAAAAGTGAACTCTCTGAAGGACGACTTACAGGAGGCTGTCAAGAGTGTGCTGCAGCTGTATGGGCCCTGGCTGGAGCTTACACAAGAGACAAATGCCCATGTGCCATGGCTCCCAAGAGACACTGGCAAAGCAGTCCACATGGCACACTCACTTGTTGATGCACTAACTTTCTTTCATGGCCGCTGTTGCAATGTGGCAAACATCAGTGTCATGTCTTTGGTGTGGCAGCACTATTTTGTCAAGTACGTCTGGACAAACCCACCACAGTACATCACGGATACTGTGCAGGCTGCATTTTACAAGCTGCCATGGTCACAGTTCTCACCTTCTGTGGAGGATGTGAGGCTTGCCTGTAAGTTGTTGGATGTAAAGTATGCTGCCCACCAAACTTTCCTGGCACAAGTGTTCGTGCAAGTGCCATGGCAAGCATGTCTttgcgaagcactgcacctggcCCCTGAGCTTCTAGTGGACTATTGTTCCTCCTTTGCTGAACTTGTCCTTGGCCTTGCATGGCATCCAAACATGTCCACATTCATCGCAACTTCTCTCGGTCCCCTGCGTGAACACAACTGGGAAGTAGTGCCAGTGAATGTTGTATGGCGCCTGCAGAAGGTGTTTGCCAGCAGTTGCAACGTGCACCAACTCCTGAAACTGAGCCCTGGAATTGAGAAGACAGTGCTGGAGTTTGTGGCCACGTTGTCATGCATGCATCGTCCAGGCTCTGAGAATGACTCCCACAAGCAGCACGCATTTGTGAGCACACTCGTTGGACTGTACAGCTCGGCTCTCGACGTTGCTGATGCCAAAGATCTCGTTTCACTGCTTTCACACCTTCTTGATAGCTGTGAGAATGTGCAGGGTCCTGTGGTTCTCTTGGGGCGTGCCCTCTCGCTCCTGGACAGCTGTCAGGAGGGCAGTCCGCAGGCACAGGCATTGGTAGAAGGCTTGTTACCCTGGTTGGAGGCTCGCGCGGGACAGCCGATCTTGCTCTCTGTGCTTACTGCAGCCTGCATCAATGTTGCTTCAGTGCAGCAACTTGTGCGCGTTACTGAGGCCTGCCTCACTGCATTTCTTGAAGGGACTCTTGTAGACGATGGTGGCTGGGCTCATGCTGTTACTGCTCTCCAAGTTCCTGAACTGACCTTGACCAACTTTCTGGAGCAGTGCATTTGCCAAGCAGCGCATCTGACTCAGCTAATCTATGTGCTGCACTGCTTGCCTCGATGCTGCTCCCTCGAGGACGAATGGACTCTGTTGGACCAGCTGGCCAATTGGGTGTCTCGAGGATGTGCGACTTGCACGAGTGAAGCTTCCGAACCGAAGCTGCTGTTGCTCTGGTTCAAACTGCTGGTCTTGAGCGTGCGCCAGCTTGATTTTGGCGATCGTCCAGAAGCGGTCCACAGCCTGTTAGCCAAGTTTTGCTCCGCACTCGGCACACTCGGCGAGGACCGCGACACCAGTGGCCTTTTGGGAGCCCTTGGTATGGGGCGCCGATCGATGGTTTCCGCGGCATTTCGACTGTGCTGTAGGGCGGTGGCCGCCTTTGTGGCTACGCGGCTTGACAATAGTTCGGCCCTCGCCAACCAGACGCTCTCTCGACTTCGCAGCCTGCAGACTTCGAAGGCGTATCTACCACTGTCGCGGGAAGTTCAAGAAGCCCTGGACATCGTACGAGATGCTAGTCGTGGTGCCATTAGGGACAGTCTACATCTCATGAACAAGCTTGTAAACTCATTGTACCGTGAGAAGGTGTTATTGCGTATCCTTGTTTTCTGGCAGCGTGCAGTGATGCCTGGGGGCGTATGA